In the Colwellia sp. 20A7 genome, one interval contains:
- a CDS encoding IS630 family transposase (programmed frameshift), whose product MTHNLSQLISSTSNARMRLRLLAVSHFIDGKNRTQIATFLKVSRTSVNEWIHTYLHDGLEGLKEKKHTGRPKSLDDKQLSQLKSFIINSAIKPSGGRLQGKDIQEYIATEFGVVYQKSNVYDTLHQLELSWVTTRSKHPKQSIETQETFKKIFQFETIAKIPLSISLDQVDVWFQDEARFGQQNTTTRVWAEKGTRPRAIKQQQFTYAYLFGAVCITNGKTEAIVAPLSNMDVMASHLALISKATEEGRHAVVLMDGASWHQKYLDDEYKNLTIIHIPPYSPELNPIEQVWSWMRQNEIANRCFKDYEDIVEKCSEAWNSFRSNTKRVISLCHRDWAIMTS is encoded by the exons ATGACTCATAACTTATCACAGCTTATTTCATCAACGAGTAATGCAAGAATGCGATTACGATTGCTTGCTGTATCTCACTTTATCGATGGAAAAAATCGCACACAAATAGCTACTTTCTTGAAAGTTAGTCGCACTAGCGTTAATGAATGGATCCATACTTATTTACATGATGGCTTAGAGGGACTTAAAGAAAAAAAACATACAGGTCGCCCAAAATCTTTGGATGATAAGCAGCTATCACAACTGAAAAGTTTTATTATCAATTCTGCTATAAAACCGAGTGGTGGTAGGCTTCAAGGAAAAGATATACAAGAATATATTGCGACAGAGTTTGGTGTTGTCTACCAAAAATCTAATGTATACGACACACTACACCAGCTTGAACTAAGCTGGGTAACAACACGTTCAAAGCACCCTAAGCAATCCATTGAGACTCAAGAAACCTTTAAAAAAAT ATTCCAATTTGAAACGATCGCCAAGATCCCGTTATCGATATCGCTTGATCAAGTCGATGTGTGGTTTCAGGATGAAGCGCGGTTTGGTCAGCAAAACACAACGACCAGAGTGTGGGCAGAAAAAGGAACGCGCCCTAGGGCAATCAAACAGCAGCAGTTTACCTACGCTTATTTGTTTGGCGCAGTCTGCATCACCAATGGAAAAACAGAAGCTATCGTAGCCCCATTAAGTAATATGGATGTGATGGCGTCACACTTAGCACTCATTTCAAAGGCGACAGAAGAGGGACGACATGCTGTAGTCTTGATGGATGGTGCCAGTTGGCATCAAAAGTATCTTGATGACGAATACAAGAATTTGACGATCATCCATATTCCTCCCTATTCACCCGAGTTAAATCCAATTGAGCAAGTGTGGTCATGGATGAGGCAGAATGAAATAGCTAACCGTTGTTTCAAGGATTATGAGGATATTGTTGAGAAGTGCTCAGAAGCTTGGAACAGCTTCAGAAGTAATACTAAAAGGGTGATATCTCTATGTCACCGAGACTGGGCCATTATGACCAGTTAA
- a CDS encoding pentapeptide repeat-containing protein, whose translation MIIKKLFFTLIFLHISTQFAQAEDITERRIGSCVIMPKTNCAGADLRNADLRHAKLGNANLAGADLRGANLVRADLRHANLKGADLRGANLESVQAWAAFLQGAKLNKANLRGGGFEFARLSGAKLIDADLRAANFEMAWFAKADLTRANLTNANVQEAKFYDANFKDAVMDGVFKRYAIFQGAYMEGCELCPHDW comes from the coding sequence ATGATAATTAAAAAACTATTTTTCACGCTAATTTTTTTACATATAAGCACTCAGTTCGCTCAAGCGGAAGATATCACTGAAAGGCGAATAGGTAGTTGTGTAATTATGCCTAAAACTAATTGTGCAGGTGCTGATTTGCGTAATGCCGATTTGCGACATGCTAAATTAGGCAATGCTAACCTTGCTGGTGCCGATCTTCGTGGTGCTAACTTAGTTCGTGCAGACTTGCGCCATGCGAACCTCAAAGGGGCCGATCTTCGAGGAGCAAATTTAGAATCAGTACAGGCATGGGCGGCATTTTTACAAGGCGCTAAGCTTAATAAAGCCAATTTACGCGGGGGTGGTTTTGAATTTGCTCGGTTGAGCGGTGCTAAGTTAATTGATGCCGACTTACGAGCAGCTAATTTTGAAATGGCTTGGTTTGCTAAAGCCGACCTAACAAGAGCTAATCTAACAAATGCTAATGTGCAAGAAGCCAAGTTTTACGATGCTAACTTTAAAGATGCAGTAATGGATGGTGTATTCAAACGGTATGCCATTTTTCAGGGGGCTTATATGGAAGGTTGCGAACTTTGCCCACATGACTGGTAA
- a CDS encoding DUF4962 domain-containing protein yields the protein MNYLLINDQLDVLKAELKTCRKEHLTRLLEQCSAYENEVLSVEHPHTSITYIGMAAANLSLAYLLTEQDHYLQEAKRWIFTAVNYDVWGYGFLVDVDLSASWLLYGLGLSYDWIKDYLTEEERSQFLNKLILQGNKIFDYGQENLGHCWSTNYWQNHNWINYSGLLTTAYAIRSEHQGAQVWIDEIKDNFEKVFEYLPEDGSNYEGTGYWRYAINFFLSAADYIREDGGPNYFDAGFLKNSFDYRIYQSAPNWEENINFADVHDRRSSHSISAYYKIASEYNNGQAQWLGEMVRTKFLFREAYQSKIFPGILPEAFLELIWFNPEIEEKSPEALPLTKYFPDLGLVVMRSSWDTDATHLSFKSSPAGGHKQWELSWKLDKENDWKTRSLTHYHVDFNHFILIHNGASLAIDEGYNRTSKAEVHNLITVDGTGCVGEKIWDEGDLSDPELFDLNCKGIHNVWRDVPEEAIAKIEAFSNENGYTYVVGESSKMYYPEMELTRNARHIINSECGYFIFLDELESELEHTYTWRMHSEKYANQVSQNQFEIVNGTGALNVFTVFPEVRATKVDETLVEEIMTPQRPDDIRRISLKTLLIENPEKSKNSYFLNVLQPKDAIQGDASDNISVTSIKGEHCIGVEITSKDHIETFIFSNENKIVYQNIQAESKWVSVLKDKAGKVIKTTSYDGVL from the coding sequence ATGAATTACTTACTTATAAACGACCAACTTGATGTTTTAAAAGCAGAGCTCAAGACTTGTCGTAAAGAACATTTGACTCGACTTTTAGAGCAATGTAGCGCGTATGAAAACGAAGTGTTATCAGTAGAACATCCACATACTAGTATTACTTATATAGGAATGGCTGCGGCAAACTTAAGTTTGGCCTATTTATTAACTGAACAAGACCATTACCTGCAAGAAGCAAAGCGTTGGATTTTTACTGCGGTTAATTATGATGTTTGGGGATATGGATTTTTAGTCGATGTGGATCTTAGTGCGTCATGGTTACTGTATGGTTTAGGGCTTTCTTACGATTGGATAAAAGATTACTTAACTGAAGAAGAACGTAGTCAGTTTCTTAATAAATTGATCCTGCAAGGCAATAAGATTTTTGATTACGGCCAAGAGAACTTAGGCCATTGTTGGTCGACCAACTATTGGCAAAATCATAACTGGATTAATTATTCAGGCTTATTAACTACAGCTTATGCTATTCGCTCTGAGCACCAAGGTGCACAAGTATGGATTGATGAAATCAAAGACAACTTTGAAAAAGTATTTGAATACCTGCCTGAAGATGGCTCTAACTATGAAGGAACAGGATATTGGCGATACGCGATTAACTTCTTCTTATCTGCGGCCGATTATATTCGTGAAGACGGTGGTCCAAACTACTTTGATGCAGGCTTTTTAAAAAATTCATTCGACTACCGTATTTACCAGTCTGCGCCTAACTGGGAAGAGAATATTAACTTTGCCGATGTGCATGATAGAAGAAGCTCTCATTCCATTTCTGCTTACTACAAAATAGCATCAGAATATAATAATGGTCAGGCGCAATGGTTAGGTGAAATGGTACGCACTAAGTTCTTATTTAGGGAAGCTTATCAAAGTAAAATTTTTCCAGGTATTTTACCTGAGGCTTTTTTAGAGTTAATTTGGTTTAACCCTGAGATAGAAGAAAAGTCACCAGAAGCGCTGCCGTTAACCAAATACTTCCCAGATCTTGGTCTTGTGGTTATGCGTTCTAGCTGGGACACAGATGCTACGCATCTTTCATTTAAATCAAGCCCTGCTGGCGGTCATAAGCAATGGGAACTTAGCTGGAAGTTAGACAAAGAAAACGATTGGAAAACCCGTAGTTTGACCCATTATCACGTAGATTTTAATCACTTTATACTAATACATAATGGCGCGTCCTTAGCGATTGATGAGGGCTACAACCGTACATCTAAAGCGGAAGTTCACAACTTGATTACGGTTGATGGTACCGGTTGTGTTGGTGAGAAAATATGGGATGAAGGGGATTTAAGTGATCCTGAATTATTCGACTTAAACTGTAAAGGCATTCATAACGTATGGCGAGATGTGCCAGAAGAAGCCATTGCAAAAATTGAAGCTTTTTCTAATGAAAATGGCTATACCTATGTGGTTGGTGAATCGAGTAAAATGTATTATCCAGAAATGGAATTAACACGTAATGCACGTCATATCATTAATAGCGAATGTGGCTATTTCATCTTTTTAGACGAACTAGAGAGTGAGCTAGAGCACACATATACTTGGCGTATGCATTCAGAAAAATATGCAAATCAAGTAAGCCAAAACCAGTTTGAAATTGTTAATGGGACTGGCGCGCTTAACGTATTTACGGTATTCCCAGAAGTGAGAGCAACGAAAGTTGATGAAACCTTAGTTGAAGAAATAATGACGCCTCAACGTCCGGATGATATTCGTCGCATTAGCTTAAAAACATTATTAATTGAGAACCCAGAAAAAAGTAAAAATAGTTATTTCCTTAATGTACTTCAGCCTAAAGATGCTATTCAAGGTGACGCGAGTGATAACATTTCAGTGACGTCGATTAAAGGTGAACACTGTATTGGTGTTGAAATAACCTCGAAAGATCATATTGAAACCTTTATTTTTTCTAACGAAAATAAAATTGTTTATCAAAACATTCAAGCGGAATCAAAATGGGTTTCTGTTTTAAAGGATAAAGCGGGTAAGGTTATTAAAACGACAAGTTACGATGGCGTGCTGTAG
- a CDS encoding PQQ-dependent methanol/ethanol family dehydrogenase, whose amino-acid sequence MPDQKKWALHRIAVGIATVILASAALNVHAKSSKVTWEEIANDQETTTDVLGYGMGVKAQRYSDLTQINTDTIKAMVPQWTMSFGDEKQRGQETQALYHEGVLYVTASYSRIFAMDARTGKKLWTYSHRLPEDIRPCCDVVNRGAAIYGDKVYFGTLDARIVALDKKTGERVWNKKFGDHKAGYTMTGAPTIIKDKKTGRVMLIHGSSGDEFGIVGKLFARDTETGEEIWMRPFVEGHMGRLNGKESTPTGDVRAPSWPRDDNGELVEAWHHGGGAPWQSASFDVDNNTIIIGAGNPAPWNGWARTGKDGKTEDYDSLYTSGQLGVDPSTGEVKWFYQHTPNDAWDFSGNNELVLFEYEDDGKVVEATAHADRNGFFYVVNREDGKFIKAFPFVENISWATHIDPITGRPVEVEGQRPPKPEPGEKRGKSIEVSPPFLGAKNWNPMAYSQDTGLFYIGANHWKEDYWTEEVKYTEGSAYIGQGFSIKRMFDDHVGNLRAIDPVSGEIVWQHKEELPLWAGVLATKGNLVFTGTGDGFFKAFNAKTGEELWKFQTGSGIISSPITWEMDGEQYVGVASGYGGAVPLWGGGMADLTKPVSQGGSYWVFKVPKWAKDIARLD is encoded by the coding sequence ATGCCGGACCAAAAAAAATGGGCACTACATCGTATTGCTGTAGGTATTGCAACGGTAATATTGGCAAGTGCTGCGTTGAATGTACATGCCAAGTCAAGCAAGGTCACTTGGGAAGAAATTGCTAATGATCAAGAAACAACTACTGATGTACTTGGTTATGGTATGGGAGTTAAAGCACAACGTTATAGTGACTTAACTCAGATTAATACTGACACTATTAAAGCGATGGTTCCACAGTGGACAATGTCATTTGGTGATGAAAAGCAACGAGGACAAGAAACCCAAGCCTTGTATCATGAAGGTGTACTTTACGTGACAGCTTCTTACTCTAGAATTTTTGCGATGGATGCACGAACAGGTAAAAAACTATGGACTTATAGTCATCGTTTACCTGAAGATATTCGTCCTTGTTGTGACGTGGTAAACCGTGGTGCGGCTATTTATGGTGACAAAGTTTATTTTGGTACGCTAGATGCGCGAATAGTTGCACTTGATAAAAAAACAGGTGAAAGAGTTTGGAATAAAAAATTCGGTGATCACAAAGCTGGTTACACCATGACTGGTGCCCCGACTATCATCAAGGATAAAAAAACAGGTCGTGTAATGTTGATTCATGGCTCTTCTGGTGATGAATTTGGCATTGTTGGTAAGTTGTTTGCCCGAGATACGGAAACAGGTGAAGAGATTTGGATGCGTCCTTTTGTTGAAGGACATATGGGACGTCTTAATGGTAAAGAAAGTACGCCAACAGGCGATGTACGTGCACCTTCTTGGCCGCGTGATGACAATGGTGAATTAGTAGAAGCTTGGCATCACGGTGGCGGCGCTCCTTGGCAAAGTGCTAGCTTTGATGTTGACAACAATACCATTATTATTGGTGCTGGTAATCCAGCTCCATGGAACGGTTGGGCACGTACTGGCAAAGATGGAAAAACAGAAGATTACGATAGTCTTTACACATCAGGACAATTGGGTGTTGACCCATCAACTGGTGAAGTGAAGTGGTTCTATCAACATACACCTAATGATGCTTGGGATTTCTCAGGTAACAACGAGTTAGTATTATTTGAATATGAAGATGATGGTAAAGTTGTCGAAGCGACTGCTCATGCCGACCGTAATGGCTTCTTCTATGTTGTTAACCGAGAAGACGGTAAGTTTATTAAAGCTTTCCCATTTGTTGAAAACATTTCTTGGGCGACTCATATCGACCCTATCACTGGCCGCCCGGTAGAAGTAGAAGGTCAACGTCCGCCAAAACCAGAGCCAGGAGAGAAACGTGGTAAAAGTATTGAAGTATCACCACCTTTCTTAGGAGCTAAAAACTGGAATCCGATGGCTTACAGCCAAGATACAGGTTTATTTTATATTGGCGCTAACCACTGGAAAGAAGATTACTGGACTGAAGAAGTTAAATACACTGAAGGCTCTGCGTATATTGGACAAGGCTTCAGCATTAAACGTATGTTCGATGATCACGTTGGTAATTTACGAGCTATTGATCCGGTAAGTGGTGAAATTGTTTGGCAACATAAAGAAGAATTACCACTTTGGGCTGGTGTTTTAGCAACCAAAGGTAACCTTGTATTTACAGGTACTGGTGATGGTTTCTTTAAAGCATTTAATGCAAAAACTGGTGAAGAGCTTTGGAAATTCCAAACGGGTAGTGGCATTATTTCTAGTCCTATTACTTGGGAAATGGACGGTGAGCAGTATGTTGGCGTAGCATCAGGATATGGTGGCGCAGTACCTTTATGGGGTGGCGGTATGGCTGATTTAACCAAACCAGTATCTCAAGGTGGATCTTACTGGGTATTTAAAGTACCTAAGTGGGCGAAAGATATCGCACGTCTTGACTAA
- a CDS encoding sodium:solute symporter family transporter, with amino-acid sequence MEISNVEYLVIVGYLLLIIIVGLVFKKFSANTDDYFKGGSKGTWWLVGSSAFMSAFSAWTFTGAAGIAYESGFSAMFIFFGNVLGFFVNYLFMGPWLRQMRVTTFPEAIAGRFGEKTRDFYAYYEVPIRILYSAMALYGLGIFCSAVFGYDINYVIVVCGVVVLLYSATGGRWAVMATDFLQGLILVPLTLIVAYLCLDALGGVENLFVKIEEQGLTEEYSMINSATLFGGAYTWGWASAMMAKQFIVFNSMNAAPRYFSVKDGKEAKKAALLCSVLMLLGSFIWFLPPITARLLYPDLVMAFDIAKPAEASYAVASISLLPMGLVGLIVVAILAATMSSMDTGLNTNVAILIKDIYPKISRKLSWKAKRESELLNYGRTLTWVMGFLIVLLALYFAQQDGSGIFEIMLQVGTLLSMPITIPLLLGMFIRQTPWWAALFSIACALIFSSLAFFEVPLSYLGFSQAYSDSFEWNFQQQFFGVLGSGTFGFLISTLFAPSQRSAHRQMVDKFFTNMKTPIDFEKEIGEGNDLSQLTAIGRFGVAVAGFIALMLIIPNPLEGRIVILVLAVTIGVISLLMLKAGKEPVTKTKDAVSQIK; translated from the coding sequence GTGGAAATTTCGAATGTTGAATATCTAGTGATCGTTGGATACCTTCTGCTGATCATTATCGTTGGTCTTGTTTTCAAAAAGTTTTCGGCAAATACCGATGATTACTTTAAAGGGGGCAGCAAAGGAACGTGGTGGTTAGTGGGTAGTAGTGCTTTTATGAGTGCATTTAGTGCGTGGACTTTTACCGGTGCTGCTGGTATCGCCTACGAGTCTGGGTTCTCCGCCATGTTTATATTCTTTGGTAACGTACTTGGCTTTTTCGTCAATTATCTTTTTATGGGGCCTTGGTTACGCCAAATGAGGGTGACTACTTTTCCAGAAGCTATTGCTGGTCGCTTTGGTGAGAAAACTCGTGATTTCTATGCATACTATGAAGTACCAATTCGTATTTTATATTCGGCTATGGCACTTTACGGTTTAGGTATTTTTTGTTCTGCCGTATTTGGCTACGACATTAATTACGTTATCGTTGTTTGTGGTGTTGTTGTTCTACTATATTCTGCAACTGGTGGACGCTGGGCTGTTATGGCGACCGACTTCTTGCAAGGTCTAATTTTAGTACCACTTACCTTAATCGTTGCCTACCTTTGCTTAGATGCGTTGGGCGGAGTTGAAAATTTATTTGTGAAAATAGAAGAACAAGGATTAACCGAAGAATATAGCATGATCAACTCCGCTACACTCTTTGGTGGTGCGTACACATGGGGCTGGGCTAGTGCCATGATGGCAAAACAATTTATTGTCTTTAATTCGATGAATGCTGCACCACGTTATTTTTCTGTTAAAGATGGGAAAGAAGCTAAAAAAGCTGCTTTGCTTTGTTCTGTATTGATGCTGCTTGGTAGTTTTATCTGGTTTTTACCACCCATTACCGCTCGACTTTTATATCCTGATCTCGTTATGGCATTCGACATAGCCAAGCCAGCTGAGGCTAGTTATGCCGTTGCAAGTATTAGCTTGTTACCTATGGGGCTAGTGGGCTTAATTGTTGTTGCGATTCTTGCTGCGACAATGAGTTCAATGGATACTGGGCTTAATACTAATGTTGCCATATTAATCAAAGATATATATCCGAAAATATCACGTAAACTAAGTTGGAAAGCTAAACGAGAATCTGAACTACTAAACTACGGGCGTACCTTAACGTGGGTAATGGGCTTCTTAATTGTATTGTTAGCGCTGTATTTTGCCCAGCAAGATGGCTCCGGAATATTTGAAATCATGCTGCAAGTAGGAACACTACTTTCTATGCCAATTACAATTCCGTTACTTTTAGGCATGTTTATTCGACAAACACCTTGGTGGGCAGCATTGTTTTCTATTGCTTGTGCGCTAATTTTTTCTAGCTTAGCTTTTTTCGAAGTACCATTAAGTTACCTTGGTTTCTCACAAGCGTATAGCGATAGCTTCGAATGGAATTTTCAGCAGCAATTTTTTGGAGTGTTAGGCTCCGGAACGTTTGGCTTTTTAATCTCAACACTTTTTGCACCAAGTCAAAGATCTGCGCATCGTCAAATGGTTGATAAATTCTTTACTAATATGAAAACACCTATCGATTTTGAAAAAGAAATAGGTGAGGGCAATGATTTAAGTCAACTTACCGCTATTGGGCGCTTTGGTGTGGCAGTAGCAGGTTTCATTGCCTTGATGCTGATCATTCCAAATCCACTAGAAGGCAGAATAGTTATTCTGGTACTTGCAGTGACAATTGGGGTAATCAGTTTGTTAATGCTCAAAGCGGGGAAGGAGCCCGTTACTAAAACCAAGGATGCGGTATCACAAATAAAATAA
- a CDS encoding LacI family DNA-binding transcriptional regulator — protein MQKKIKLIDVAQLAGVSKSTVSQYLNGRFDYMSEKTKERIKLAVEELDYVPNPIARSLKMNKTKTIGVIVRDITGFYTSRTLRGIDDYCKKSDYNVLIYNTDVDPEVEAKSLETLYQLRVDGIIIASSGQNTKLIDKYINNGLPIVHFQLEHDGNEKNIIVSDYRKAAFDATEYLIELGHKRICFLTQDFQSMKSRKDRYLGYTDALEKHSIPVDQQLVQYWHRNTGFQQSPKSMLAATNPPTVFFTQHLPITTELLTAFNNENISIPDDVSLLAFDELPMAEYLKVPITVITQNPYEVGREATKLLLDKISDDETPPQKIVLPCSFIKRQSCKKI, from the coding sequence ATGCAAAAAAAAATAAAGTTAATTGATGTTGCACAGCTTGCCGGCGTTTCAAAAAGTACAGTATCTCAATACCTAAATGGCCGTTTTGACTACATGTCAGAAAAGACAAAAGAACGCATAAAGCTGGCTGTAGAAGAACTTGATTATGTACCAAACCCTATTGCTCGTAGTTTAAAAATGAATAAAACGAAAACAATAGGAGTAATAGTAAGGGATATTACCGGCTTCTATACAAGCCGTACTCTTAGAGGGATTGATGACTATTGTAAAAAAAGTGACTACAACGTATTAATATATAATACGGATGTTGATCCCGAGGTTGAAGCAAAGTCGCTAGAGACATTGTACCAATTACGTGTAGACGGAATTATTATTGCTTCTTCAGGTCAAAATACAAAATTAATTGATAAATATATTAATAACGGTCTACCTATTGTTCATTTTCAACTTGAACATGATGGCAATGAAAAAAATATAATTGTTTCTGATTATCGAAAAGCGGCGTTCGACGCAACGGAATACTTAATAGAGTTAGGACATAAACGAATTTGTTTTCTTACTCAAGATTTTCAGAGTATGAAATCAAGAAAAGACCGTTACCTTGGCTATACCGATGCTTTAGAAAAGCATAGCATTCCTGTTGATCAACAATTGGTTCAATATTGGCACCGAAATACCGGTTTTCAACAATCACCAAAAAGTATGCTTGCTGCGACTAATCCGCCAACCGTCTTTTTTACACAGCATTTACCTATTACCACAGAGCTATTAACAGCGTTTAATAACGAGAATATTTCGATACCTGATGATGTTTCATTGTTGGCTTTTGATGAACTGCCAATGGCTGAGTATTTAAAAGTACCTATTACAGTAATAACCCAAAACCCTTATGAAGTGGGTAGAGAGGCAACAAAGTTGTTACTTGATAAAATTAGTGACGATGAAACTCCGCCACAAAAAATTGTCCTTCCTTGTTCTTTTATTAAAAGACAATCTTGTAAAAAAATATAA
- a CDS encoding NosR/NirI family protein yields MSLFFVASTFTFALSTDSPDGWNEIFPHATSIGKKESSPPVWPVYQVGNLVGYLFHSQDVVALPAFSGEPVDMLIGLDLEGKLAGVLVVQHQEPIFLHGFGEQPLFDFVSQYAGLSVLDSIKVGKASNSSHVVIDGITKATVSVVVINETVLLSSLTIARKTLDGFATNGVADVSKIYEPLDFKALENGNYVGTLALSNTQLAQVFDDDDVVDELELTNNVNQSAIVDLRFAYLNSPMIGKNLLGDDYELLMQRLQEGEHAIGVWSYGAYHHVDEDFIPASIPDRLSIFQNDVPIEIRDVNFYDLYEGKKDAHNGAGALNIYRIKSQSGFDPGSPWTLSLTVGYGNNPWLDQVSAVFPIDYQLPESLYSYPELDNNNTPLPLWLELWQNRSSEIAILTVSLLILTCLFIYQHQLSRRFKLFHRVRWLFLIYTVVFIGWYAQGQLSVVNIFPILHAIFKGFNIQTYLMDPIIFILWSYVFISLFLVGRGLFCGWLCPFGALQEMVGWLAKKWRIRQLKITYSLHKKLQLVKYGVLIFLLGLSLYANVMAEVMAEVEPFKTTFTLMFVRTWPFVIYALVILGLGLYINKFYCRYLCPLGAGLSLLGRFHPIKWLSRRKECGSPCTLCHHKCDIKAITPSGSIDYNECVQCFECIAYYNNDSLCPPQKQEKKRLEKFKLPTNQVEIKCLT; encoded by the coding sequence ATGAGTTTATTTTTTGTGGCATCAACCTTCACTTTTGCATTATCAACCGACTCACCTGATGGCTGGAATGAAATATTCCCTCATGCTACTTCAATAGGTAAAAAAGAATCTTCACCACCTGTTTGGCCTGTATATCAGGTAGGTAATTTGGTTGGCTACCTCTTTCATTCTCAAGACGTTGTTGCGCTACCAGCCTTTTCTGGTGAACCTGTAGACATGTTGATTGGTCTTGATCTAGAAGGAAAATTAGCAGGAGTTCTAGTTGTACAGCATCAAGAGCCAATTTTTTTACATGGTTTTGGTGAACAACCGCTATTCGACTTTGTTAGCCAATATGCAGGTCTATCAGTATTAGACAGTATTAAAGTAGGCAAGGCATCGAACAGCTCTCATGTAGTCATTGATGGGATCACCAAAGCAACTGTATCTGTTGTCGTTATCAATGAAACGGTATTATTATCTTCATTAACTATTGCGCGTAAAACCCTCGACGGCTTTGCCACTAATGGCGTTGCCGATGTTTCAAAAATTTATGAACCACTTGATTTTAAAGCACTAGAAAATGGTAATTATGTTGGTACATTGGCGCTTTCGAATACACAATTAGCACAAGTGTTTGACGATGATGACGTAGTTGATGAGCTCGAACTCACTAATAATGTTAATCAATCAGCCATCGTTGATTTACGTTTCGCCTATCTCAACTCTCCTATGATAGGTAAAAACTTACTCGGTGACGACTACGAACTGTTAATGCAACGCTTGCAAGAAGGGGAACACGCTATTGGTGTTTGGTCTTATGGTGCTTACCATCACGTAGATGAAGATTTTATACCAGCATCAATACCTGACCGACTATCCATTTTTCAAAATGATGTCCCAATCGAAATTCGTGATGTAAATTTTTATGACTTGTATGAAGGTAAAAAAGACGCCCATAATGGAGCAGGAGCCTTAAATATATATAGAATAAAATCACAGTCAGGATTTGATCCTGGATCTCCTTGGACCCTGTCATTAACTGTTGGTTATGGAAATAATCCTTGGTTAGATCAGGTGTCTGCCGTGTTCCCTATAGACTATCAACTCCCAGAGTCTCTTTATAGTTATCCTGAATTAGACAATAACAATACTCCCCTACCTTTATGGCTAGAACTTTGGCAAAACAGATCTAGTGAGATTGCTATATTAACAGTCAGTCTTTTGATTTTAACTTGTCTGTTCATTTATCAGCATCAACTTTCTCGACGTTTTAAATTATTTCATCGTGTTCGTTGGCTTTTTTTGATTTATACCGTAGTGTTTATCGGATGGTACGCCCAGGGGCAGCTATCAGTTGTTAATATATTCCCAATCTTACACGCTATTTTCAAGGGATTTAATATTCAGACATACCTAATGGATCCTATTATTTTTATTTTATGGTCCTATGTATTTATTAGTCTTTTCCTCGTAGGTCGTGGATTGTTCTGTGGCTGGTTATGCCCTTTTGGCGCATTACAGGAAATGGTGGGTTGGCTAGCTAAGAAGTGGCGTATTCGACAACTAAAAATAACCTATTCGCTACATAAAAAACTACAATTAGTAAAGTATGGCGTGTTGATATTCTTACTTGGATTATCACTATACGCCAATGTGATGGCAGAAGTGATGGCAGAAGTAGAGCCTTTTAAAACAACATTCACCTTAATGTTTGTTCGTACTTGGCCATTTGTAATTTATGCTTTAGTGATATTAGGTCTAGGATTATATATTAATAAGTTTTACTGTCGTTATCTCTGCCCACTTGGAGCAGGACTTTCACTACTTGGCAGGTTTCATCCAATTAAGTGGTTGAGTAGACGTAAAGAATGCGGCAGTCCATGTACTCTTTGTCATCATAAATGTGATATTAAGGCCATTACTCCATCAGGATCTATAGATTATAACGAATGCGTACAATGCTTCGAATGTATCGCTTATTATAATAATGACAGTTTGTGCCCACCACAGAAACAAGAGAAAAAACGGCTAGAAAAATTTAAATTACCTACAAATCAAGTCGAAATAAAATGTCTCACATAA